One genomic segment of Rhizobium gallicum bv. gallicum R602sp includes these proteins:
- a CDS encoding DUF433 domain-containing protein, which produces METLTTAQAAFVLGEPLESFKKVVERSPVKPHLVTRGGRRIRQFGTAELVFLHAYDELKQAFTPKTQSELYNALRTTLQGRHEKVVVFGNHRYDISSHVRDVEKKVKELDRLNAHIDSSGKEAFIRGTKIEAHRIAALLDAGVSVSQVQQDYPSLAESQIIAAKIYAEAHPKAGRPYPKQTAKAAMREADLSALDDLD; this is translated from the coding sequence ATGGAAACTTTGACAACAGCTCAGGCCGCATTCGTGCTCGGCGAGCCGCTGGAGAGCTTCAAAAAAGTCGTCGAGCGTTCGCCGGTCAAGCCTCATCTGGTGACGAGAGGCGGTCGGCGCATACGGCAGTTCGGTACCGCCGAGCTAGTGTTTCTGCACGCCTATGACGAACTAAAACAAGCGTTCACGCCGAAAACTCAGTCGGAGCTTTACAACGCGCTACGAACGACGCTCCAAGGCCGTCATGAGAAAGTGGTCGTCTTTGGAAATCATCGATACGACATCTCCAGCCACGTCCGTGATGTCGAGAAGAAGGTAAAAGAGCTCGATAGGCTGAACGCGCATATTGATTCGTCGGGTAAGGAGGCCTTCATCAGGGGGACCAAAATCGAAGCCCATCGAATTGCAGCACTTCTCGATGCCGGAGTTTCCGTTAGTCAGGTCCAGCAAGACTATCCCTCGCTCGCCGAGTCTCAAATCATCGCCGCGAAAATTTACGCCGAAGCGCATCCAAAGGCGGGCCGGCCTTACCCAAAGCAGACAGCAAAAGCGGCGATGCGCGAAGCTGATCTCAGCGCGTTGGATGATCTTGATTGA
- a CDS encoding type II toxin-antitoxin system VapC family toxin: MKYLLDTNVLKELSRPKPHDNAKAWLSKVDDLDLAISVISVREITKGIEKKRKTDELVADRLAAAAQQIFTAYEGRIIPVDQKVATVWGGHLGRGDKNIDDVGLAATAQVHGLLVVTRNEEDFVGRGVAVLNPFKTPAKLITPA; the protein is encoded by the coding sequence TTGAAGTATTTGCTTGATACAAACGTCCTGAAGGAACTGAGCCGACCGAAGCCACACGACAACGCCAAAGCCTGGCTTTCGAAGGTCGATGATCTCGATCTCGCCATCAGTGTCATATCCGTGCGTGAAATAACCAAGGGCATCGAGAAAAAGCGGAAGACCGATGAGCTTGTTGCTGATCGCCTTGCTGCGGCGGCCCAGCAAATTTTCACCGCATATGAAGGTCGGATCATTCCTGTCGACCAGAAGGTCGCAACCGTTTGGGGAGGCCATCTCGGTCGCGGCGACAAGAATATCGATGATGTGGGCTTGGCGGCAACGGCACAGGTTCACGGCCTACTTGTCGTCACTAGAAACGAGGAGGATTTCGTCGGCCGGGGAGTGGCCGTCTTAAATCCGTTCAAAACTCCTGCTAAACTCATCACTCCTGCATGA